Genomic DNA from Bacterioplanes sanyensis:
TTTTGTCGATTAACATCCGCCGCCGTGCCATCGCCGAGCAGCGCTGGCAGCATCTTCGTTCTGAGCTAGAGCAAAAGGTGGACGAAAGAACCTCAGAGCTGGCGGAGCGTAACCGTCAACTCTCACAGTTATCCGAGAACCTAAAAAGCCAGGTAAATACCGACCCACTCACCGGCATCGCCAACCGCCGATTAGGCATGAAGCGACTTAATCGTTTATGTGAACAGCGACACCCAACCAGCACGCCGTTGACCATCGCGATTCTCGACATCGACTTTTTCAAGAAAATTAACGATGAATTTGGCCATGCTGCCGGTGATTTGGTGCTCGTTGAAGTGGCCAGTTTATTGTCTTTGCATTTGCGCCCCACGGATACCATTGCCCGTTGGGGCGGCGAAGAGTTTTTATTAATTTTGCCAGACACTGGCTTAAACGACAGTCGCAATATCTGTGATCGCTTGCGCACCTTAGTTAAACAAATCCAAGTGCAAGATCATCGTCACGTCACCATCAGCATAGGGGTTGCTTGTCATCAGTCCGGTGAGTCCGACGGTGGCCTGCTGGAGCGTGCTGATCGTTGCTTGTACCAAGCTAAGCGCTTGGGGCGTGATTTAGTGATTACCGAACAGCAGCTCACCTCAAACACTACTGAATAAACTCACCAGTGCTTGCCTAGCATCAGGGGCATTGACCGTCGTGACCCAATCACATTGATGGCAAATCCACTGCAGACCATCATCACCTTGCGACCACTGCCAGCTTTGCTGATCGTCGCCAAAATCGTCATCGACCAGCCACTGGCAGTCTATCGCTGCCGCGCTGGGTTCTGGGTTGATATCGATGGCGCGGCTGTCACGAG
This window encodes:
- a CDS encoding GGDEF domain-containing protein encodes the protein MSINIRRRAIAEQRWQHLRSELEQKVDERTSELAERNRQLSQLSENLKSQVNTDPLTGIANRRLGMKRLNRLCEQRHPTSTPLTIAILDIDFFKKINDEFGHAAGDLVLVEVASLLSLHLRPTDTIARWGGEEFLLILPDTGLNDSRNICDRLRTLVKQIQVQDHRHVTISIGVACHQSGESDGGLLERADRCLYQAKRLGRDLVITEQQLTSNTTE